In Acidianus brierleyi, one genomic interval encodes:
- a CDS encoding carbon-nitrogen hydrolase family protein, which yields MLISLTYLKMKEMSRKHNIEKAKKLIKTSKERGAKLVVLPSLFPVGNSFELYNNEKKMRSMVKNLAEKIPGSSTDILVKLAMEGEVHLIAGPLLEQAGPKIFLTTLVISPDGEIIGKYRKIVVSEKDIRLGISGGKEPIYVVLDNKYGIISEDDLMSPEISRILSLGGSQAVIGTMRALNKKQEIVKHLAISRTIENGISYLVTGEMIENEDGEIIGSSPTFITTPESLIYKEAEEEDSMILVESSIITQNKENAFSRLSNMETIINGLCKSIKKNRILNEKAITSKTSES from the coding sequence GTGCTAATCTCGTTAACTTACCTAAAAATGAAAGAGATGTCAAGAAAACATAATATTGAGAAAGCTAAAAAACTAATAAAGACATCCAAAGAAAGAGGAGCAAAACTAGTAGTTTTGCCGTCTTTATTCCCAGTAGGTAATTCTTTTGAGCTTTACAATAACGAGAAAAAAATGAGGAGTATGGTAAAAAATTTGGCTGAAAAAATTCCAGGAAGCTCTACTGATATTCTAGTTAAGTTAGCTATGGAAGGAGAAGTACATCTAATAGCGGGTCCATTGTTAGAGCAGGCAGGACCAAAAATTTTCTTAACTACATTAGTTATCTCTCCAGATGGCGAAATAATAGGTAAATATAGGAAAATAGTAGTATCAGAAAAAGATATTAGACTTGGAATATCAGGAGGTAAGGAACCTATTTATGTCGTGCTAGATAACAAATATGGTATAATTTCTGAGGACGATTTAATGTCACCCGAAATAAGCAGAATATTATCATTAGGTGGTTCACAAGCTGTAATAGGCACCATGAGAGCATTAAATAAAAAACAAGAGATAGTTAAACATCTAGCTATATCAAGAACGATAGAAAACGGTATATCTTATTTAGTAACTGGTGAAATGATAGAAAACGAGGATGGTGAAATAATAGGTTCTTCTCCTACATTTATTACTACGCCGGAATCTCTAATTTATAAAGAAGCGGAAGAAGAAGATTCTATGATACTAGTAGAAAGTTCAATAATAACGCAGAATAAAGAGAACGCCTTCAGTAGATTAAGCAATATGGAAACCATAATAAACGGATTATGTAAAAGTATCAAAAAGAATAGAATTCTTAATGAAAAAGCAATAACTAGTAAAACTTCTGAAAGTTAA
- a CDS encoding 30S ribosomal protein S25e: MGGVSKKPISNVEKRMKKEMEAQQKKASGKKTSKTGSEVISKNIVISNEMIKRVQDEIKKEKIITPYELATKSNITISVAKRILKELNSQGLIKESFKNRRTAVYMAA; this comes from the coding sequence ATGGGCGGAGTATCAAAGAAACCTATTAGCAACGTTGAAAAGAGAATGAAAAAAGAAATGGAAGCTCAACAAAAGAAAGCTTCTGGAAAGAAAACAAGCAAAACTGGAAGTGAAGTAATTTCAAAAAATATAGTGATTTCAAACGAAATGATAAAAAGGGTCCAAGACGAAATAAAAAAGGAAAAAATTATAACTCCTTACGAATTAGCTACTAAGTCTAATATCACTATTAGCGTAGCTAAAAGAATCTTGAAAGAGCTCAATTCGCAAGGTCTTATAAAGGAAAGTTTCAAAAATAGGAGAACAGCAGTCTATATGGCAGCTTAA